From a region of the Georgenia yuyongxinii genome:
- a CDS encoding M23 family metallopeptidase: protein MSSRTQPQSAPLTRREIRKAQRAHEPKLRSLQAFASQLARRPADADTGDDAPTVVFSTAGQQPRRRDLRLAEGATAVHSRLTPRSTMLGVLGALALVAPITGVAQYVDHAAAATVGTEKNVLAPLDANAVAVATPETLTEDPVAIARAEAAAAASRAAEREALEKAEAEAAAKKAAEEKAAAEKAAADAARQVVVPLPAGTFRNTSGYGGRNDPLGRGAAYSYHLGTDFAAPRNTPIHAAAAGTVVHAGAGKDGRSSNLVVIEHNIGGETFYTWYVHMYNDGVYVSAGQKVAAGEVIGGVGSNGNSTGNHLHFEVHLADDSTIEPLAWLQQHGAKDVSQL from the coding sequence ATGTCGAGCCGTACCCAGCCCCAGTCGGCGCCACTGACCCGTCGCGAGATCCGTAAAGCCCAGCGGGCCCACGAGCCCAAGCTGCGCTCCCTCCAGGCTTTCGCGAGCCAGCTCGCCCGGAGGCCCGCCGACGCGGACACGGGCGACGACGCCCCGACCGTGGTCTTCTCCACCGCCGGCCAGCAGCCCCGCCGCCGCGACCTGCGCCTGGCCGAGGGGGCGACCGCCGTGCACTCGCGGCTCACCCCGCGCTCCACGATGCTCGGTGTCCTCGGAGCTCTTGCGCTCGTCGCACCGATCACCGGTGTGGCCCAGTACGTCGACCACGCCGCTGCGGCCACCGTAGGCACCGAGAAGAACGTGCTCGCGCCGCTGGACGCGAACGCGGTCGCCGTTGCGACGCCGGAGACCCTCACCGAGGACCCCGTCGCCATCGCCCGCGCCGAGGCGGCGGCCGCCGCCTCCCGGGCCGCCGAGCGCGAGGCCCTCGAGAAGGCCGAGGCCGAGGCTGCCGCCAAGAAGGCCGCCGAGGAGAAAGCCGCTGCCGAGAAGGCGGCGGCGGACGCCGCCCGCCAGGTCGTCGTGCCCCTCCCCGCCGGCACCTTCCGGAACACCTCCGGCTACGGCGGTCGCAACGACCCGCTCGGCCGGGGCGCCGCCTACTCGTACCACCTCGGGACCGACTTCGCCGCCCCGCGGAACACGCCGATCCACGCCGCGGCTGCGGGCACCGTCGTGCACGCCGGCGCCGGCAAGGACGGCCGTTCGAGCAACCTGGTCGTCATCGAGCACAACATCGGCGGCGAGACCTTCTACACCTGGTACGTCCACATGTACAACGACGGCGTGTACGTCTCCGCCGGCCAGAAGGTTGCGGCCGGCGAGGTCATCGGCGGGGTCGGCTCGAACGGCAACTCCACCGGCAACCACCTGCACTTCGAGGTGCATCTCGCCGACGACTCGACCATCGAGCCGCTCGCGTGGCTCCAGCAGCACGGCGCGAAGGACGTCAGCCAGCTCTGA
- a CDS encoding DNA polymerase III subunit gamma and tau, with product MTTALYRRYRPETFQEVIGQEHVTEPLMAALRADRVTHAYLFSGPRGCGKTTSARILARCLNCAEGPTDTPCGTCDSCVELARGGTGSLDVVEIDAASHNGVDDARELRERASFAPARDRFKIFILDEAHMVTPQGFNALLKLVEEPPSHVKFIFATTEPDKVIGTIRSRTHHYPFRLVPPENLLAYLEQLCASEGVRVGGGVLPMVVRAGGGSVRDTLSVLDQLIAGAQDGVLDYDRAVALLGYTDAALLDDVVDAVAARDGASLFRVVDRVIGSGHDPRRFVEDLLQRLRDLVVIALAGEHAAAALRGVPADQLDRMRAQAQHLGAGQVTRAADLVNAALTEMTGATSPRLQLELLCARILLPGADDADAGYGARLDRLEQQVTSGVSVPPVAAAVPASMTPAPSPAASSAAAAPAASAVPVTALAESAAPAAAPAPSGAVPTAGASPVQGGPTSAPASSRPAAQGAPQGGRPGAARPPAATPTAGPTSRPDAPQRQAGAPGAPGAAGAAGAAPGASAAATAQAPARSEDSGADAEMVRNRWSEVVATLARMKRATWTLVSQNAHVGELSGGVLRLVFSTPGLATAFRNGSHAGAVQQALAETLGVRARIEAVSSDGAGGPALAGRAAPAGPGTVPGGTATPGSVPTAVTPPSAVTNARASWASPPSAGSATPPSAGSPADAGPPSRPAPSAGDAATRHGRTGAAATRPGRTGGPAAAGQPAPEDDYPLPPEPTDDDPGPAAGFDDAPAVAFTGAGSGSAAASAELGSAPTAPFGSAPSAPTVPVPRPTVSPADDVASLDDPDAEGSGMVGAPLVAKVLGGTVIEELTVPPQGAM from the coding sequence GTGACGACAGCCCTGTACCGCCGCTACCGGCCGGAGACCTTCCAAGAGGTCATCGGTCAGGAGCACGTGACCGAGCCGCTGATGGCCGCGCTACGTGCGGACAGGGTGACCCACGCCTACCTCTTCTCCGGGCCACGCGGCTGCGGCAAGACCACCTCCGCCCGCATCCTCGCGCGCTGCCTGAACTGCGCCGAGGGTCCGACCGACACCCCCTGCGGCACCTGCGACTCCTGCGTCGAGCTGGCCCGCGGCGGTACCGGCTCCCTCGATGTGGTCGAGATCGACGCCGCGAGCCACAACGGTGTCGACGACGCTCGTGAGCTGCGCGAGCGTGCCAGCTTCGCCCCCGCGCGGGACCGGTTCAAGATCTTCATCCTCGACGAGGCGCACATGGTGACGCCGCAGGGCTTCAACGCCTTGCTCAAGCTCGTCGAAGAGCCGCCGTCCCACGTGAAGTTCATCTTCGCGACGACGGAGCCCGACAAGGTCATCGGGACCATCCGGTCGCGTACCCACCACTACCCGTTCCGCCTGGTGCCGCCCGAGAACTTGCTCGCGTACCTCGAGCAGCTGTGCGCCAGCGAGGGCGTGCGGGTCGGCGGCGGGGTGCTGCCGATGGTCGTGCGCGCCGGCGGTGGATCGGTGCGCGACACCCTCTCGGTGCTCGACCAGCTCATCGCCGGCGCGCAGGACGGCGTGCTGGACTACGACCGCGCGGTCGCCCTGCTCGGGTACACCGACGCGGCGCTGCTCGACGACGTCGTCGACGCCGTCGCCGCGCGAGACGGCGCAAGCCTGTTCCGGGTGGTCGACCGGGTGATCGGATCCGGGCACGACCCGCGTAGGTTCGTCGAGGATCTTTTGCAGCGGCTGCGTGACCTCGTCGTCATCGCCTTGGCCGGTGAGCACGCGGCGGCCGCGCTGCGTGGCGTGCCTGCCGACCAGCTCGACCGGATGCGCGCCCAGGCCCAGCACCTGGGGGCAGGCCAGGTCACCCGGGCGGCGGACCTGGTCAATGCCGCTCTCACCGAGATGACCGGGGCCACCTCCCCGCGCCTGCAGCTGGAGCTGCTGTGCGCGCGGATCCTGCTGCCCGGCGCCGACGATGCCGATGCTGGCTACGGCGCCCGCCTGGACCGTCTCGAGCAGCAGGTCACGAGCGGGGTGTCGGTCCCCCCGGTGGCAGCCGCGGTTCCCGCGTCGATGACCCCGGCGCCCTCACCTGCCGCGTCGTCCGCGGCCGCAGCCCCTGCCGCGTCCGCGGTCCCCGTGACCGCCCTCGCAGAGTCGGCCGCCCCTGCGGCCGCACCTGCGCCCTCCGGTGCCGTTCCGACGGCTGGCGCTAGCCCCGTCCAGGGCGGCCCCACATCGGCCCCGGCCTCTTCCCGGCCCGCTGCTCAGGGAGCGCCGCAGGGCGGCCGGCCCGGCGCTGCCCGCCCGCCCGCCGCGACCCCCACCGCAGGACCCACCAGTCGCCCCGACGCGCCCCAGCGTCAGGCCGGTGCTCCCGGTGCTCCCGGTGCTGCTGGAGCCGCCGGTGCTGCCCCCGGTGCCTCGGCTGCCGCGACCGCGCAGGCCCCGGCCCGCTCGGAGGACTCCGGTGCGGATGCGGAGATGGTGCGCAACCGCTGGTCCGAGGTCGTCGCCACGCTGGCGCGGATGAAGCGCGCCACGTGGACGCTGGTGTCGCAGAACGCGCACGTGGGCGAACTCTCCGGCGGGGTCCTGCGACTGGTGTTCAGCACCCCGGGCCTGGCCACCGCCTTCCGGAACGGCTCGCACGCGGGCGCCGTCCAGCAGGCCCTCGCCGAGACCCTCGGGGTCCGGGCCCGCATCGAGGCCGTCTCCAGCGACGGTGCCGGTGGGCCCGCCCTGGCCGGCCGGGCCGCGCCCGCGGGTCCGGGCACAGTGCCGGGCGGCACCGCCACGCCGGGCAGCGTCCCGACCGCCGTCACCCCGCCGAGCGCGGTCACCAACGCCCGGGCGAGCTGGGCGTCGCCGCCCTCGGCCGGATCTGCGACGCCGCCCAGCGCCGGCTCCCCGGCCGACGCCGGACCGCCGTCGCGGCCCGCGCCGTCCGCCGGTGACGCCGCCACGCGCCATGGTCGTACCGGTGCCGCCGCCACGCGTCCTGGTCGTACCGGTGGCCCTGCGGCTGCGGGGCAGCCCGCACCCGAGGACGACTACCCCCTCCCGCCCGAGCCCACCGACGACGACCCCGGCCCCGCCGCCGGCTTCGATGACGCTCCGGCCGTCGCGTTCACCGGCGCCGGGTCCGGGTCCGCTGCCGCCTCGGCCGAGCTTGGCTCGGCCCCCACGGCTCCTTTCGGGTCCGCACCGTCGGCCCCGACCGTGCCCGTACCCCGCCCCACGGTCTCCCCGGCCGACGACGTCGCCTCCTTGGACGACCCCGACGCCGAGGGGTCCGGCATGGTCGGCGCGCCCCTGGTGGCCAAGGTCCTGGGGGGCACCGTGATCGAGGAGCTCACCGTGCCGCCCCAGGGGGCGATGTAG
- a CDS encoding VOC family protein, with amino-acid sequence MTESTSPSANTVTWWELPVTEVARAKVFYSTVFGWTFSSFGQDEDYAGVEAGGALVGGLYKAPPDSPTAPGVRVYVLVTDLEATLAAVEAAGGSVTKPRTFIADGMGWWAEIADPDGWWLGLTTDNAARD; translated from the coding sequence ATGACCGAGAGCACCTCACCGTCGGCCAACACCGTCACGTGGTGGGAGCTGCCGGTCACCGAGGTCGCCCGCGCCAAGGTGTTCTACAGCACCGTGTTCGGGTGGACCTTCTCCTCGTTCGGCCAGGATGAGGACTACGCGGGCGTCGAGGCCGGGGGTGCTCTCGTCGGGGGTCTGTACAAGGCGCCACCGGACAGCCCGACCGCGCCCGGCGTCCGCGTCTACGTCCTGGTCACCGATCTCGAGGCGACTCTGGCTGCCGTCGAGGCCGCGGGCGGCTCGGTGACCAAGCCCCGCACCTTCATCGCGGACGGCATGGGCTGGTGGGCCGAGATCGCCGACCCGGACGGGTGGTGGCTCGGGCTCACCACCGACAACGCAGCCCGCGACTGA
- the recR gene encoding recombination mediator RecR codes for MYEGAVQDLIDELGRLPGVGPKSAQRIAFHILSAEAEDVARLVNALTQVKERVRFCEVCGNVSEGPRCRICEDPRRNPTVLCVVEEAKDVVAIERTREFRGRYHVLGGAINPIDGVGPDDLRIRELMTRLADGVVEEVILATDPNIEGEATATYLARMLRGVGVAVSRLASGLPVGGDLEYADEVTLGRAFEGRRRVES; via the coding sequence ATCTACGAGGGTGCCGTCCAGGACCTCATCGACGAGCTCGGCCGCCTTCCGGGCGTGGGGCCCAAGAGCGCCCAGCGCATCGCGTTCCACATCCTCTCCGCCGAGGCGGAGGACGTCGCCCGCCTCGTCAACGCCCTGACCCAGGTCAAGGAACGCGTCCGCTTCTGCGAGGTCTGCGGCAACGTCTCCGAGGGGCCGCGCTGCCGCATCTGCGAGGACCCGCGCCGCAACCCCACCGTGCTCTGCGTGGTCGAGGAGGCGAAGGACGTCGTCGCGATCGAACGTACGCGTGAGTTCCGCGGCCGCTATCACGTGCTCGGTGGGGCCATCAATCCCATCGACGGCGTCGGCCCGGACGATCTGCGCATCCGCGAGCTCATGACGCGTCTGGCCGACGGCGTGGTCGAGGAGGTCATCCTGGCCACCGACCCGAACATCGAGGGGGAGGCCACTGCCACCTACCTCGCCCGGATGCTGCGCGGGGTGGGCGTCGCCGTCTCCCGGCTCGCCTCCGGCCTGCCGGTCGGCGGCGACCTCGAGTACGCGGACGAGGTCACCCTCGGCCGAGCCTTCGAGGGCCGCCGCCGCGTCGAGTCCTGA
- a CDS encoding TSUP family transporter, with protein sequence MPPEIDALAILLLVVAGLTAGWVDAVVGGGGLIQLPALLLMPGVSPLQALATNKVGSIMGTSTSAITYYRLVGPDLRTAAPMAAAAFVAAIGGAAVASRIPAEAFTPIILLACLAVATWTLARPKVGRTTELRWEGHRHVGAALGLGLVIGAYDGVLGPGTGSFLVIALVGVLGYAFLPASAIAKIVNFATNLGALVFFVPHGAVIWSLGLIVGAANLVGAYTGARMAVARGSAFVRVIFVVVVGALVVRLGWQTAQQYWF encoded by the coding sequence GTGCCACCCGAGATCGATGCCCTCGCCATCCTCCTCCTCGTCGTCGCGGGACTCACGGCAGGCTGGGTCGACGCCGTCGTCGGCGGGGGTGGCCTGATCCAGCTGCCCGCGCTGCTGCTCATGCCGGGCGTGAGCCCGCTGCAGGCGCTCGCCACGAACAAGGTCGGGTCGATCATGGGCACGTCGACCAGTGCCATCACCTACTACCGCCTGGTGGGCCCAGACCTCCGCACGGCAGCTCCCATGGCCGCCGCCGCCTTCGTCGCGGCGATCGGCGGCGCCGCCGTGGCCAGCCGCATCCCCGCCGAGGCCTTCACGCCGATCATCCTGCTCGCGTGCTTGGCGGTCGCCACCTGGACCCTGGCGCGGCCCAAGGTCGGCCGCACCACCGAGCTGCGCTGGGAAGGGCACCGGCACGTCGGCGCAGCCCTAGGGCTCGGCCTGGTCATCGGCGCCTACGACGGCGTGCTCGGCCCGGGCACCGGCAGCTTCCTCGTGATCGCCCTGGTCGGGGTGCTCGGCTACGCGTTCCTGCCCGCCTCAGCAATCGCGAAGATCGTCAACTTCGCCACCAACCTCGGCGCCCTGGTCTTCTTCGTGCCGCACGGCGCGGTCATCTGGTCGCTCGGCCTGATCGTCGGGGCGGCCAACCTCGTCGGGGCCTACACCGGCGCCCGTATGGCCGTGGCTCGCGGCAGCGCCTTCGTCCGTGTGATCTTCGTCGTGGTCGTCGGTGCCCTCGTCGTCCGTCTGGGGTGGCAGACCGCCCAGCAGTACTGGTTCTGA
- the adhE gene encoding bifunctional acetaldehyde-CoA/alcohol dehydrogenase, with amino-acid sequence MNTTAIEQLVARAQAALTDYAHLTQEDVDRIVKKASVAALNQHGALARAAVQETGRGVFEDKATKNIFACENVTHSMRGLRTVGVIAEDELSGIVEIAEPVGVVAGVTPVTNPTSTAIFKALICLKTRNPIIFAFHPGAQECSVAAARIVRDAAIEAGAPEHCVQWVEEPSMAATSALMNHPGVALILATGGNGMVRAAYSCGKPALGVGAGNVPAYVHESADVGRAVTDLVMSKAFDNGMVCASEQAVILDDAIYDDALAGLQRLHAYRTTPAEKTMLEEFIFGVAAAAENCGEAKLNAAVVGQSPVWIARQAGFTVPEDTSIILAEVSGVGPHEPLTREKLCPVLAVLRATSTEQGIRYAEQMVELDGLGHSAVIHATDQDLVREYGARVKAVRIIENTPSSLGGIGDVYNSFLPSLTLGCGSYGHNSVSNNVSAVNLINIKRIGRRTNNLQWFKVPAKTYFEPHAIRYLYDMEGISRVTIVTDATMTRLGYVDKVLDVLGRRGNRVALQIIDDVEPEPSIATVRRGAESMRAFRPDTIIALGGGSPMDAAKVMWLLYEHPEVRFSDLREKYLDVRKRAFRFPPLGELAKLVCIPTSSGTGAEVTPFAVISDPQTGYKYPLADYALTPSVAIIDPELTTDMPSTLAADSGFDALTHATEAYVSVYASDFTDALALHAIKMVFEHLATSVNGAREGAPRLELAKAREKMHNASTIAGMAFGNAFLGIVHAMAHTVGSTYSQVHGRTNAVLLPHVIRYNGQVPTKLNSWPKYERYIAPERFQEIAAHLGLPAATPDEAVESYARAVEQLRAELGMPASFAQMGIAETDFVPNLDALAMRAFEDQCAPANPRLPMLDDMKDIMEAAYYGVSAAQVRADRAAAAVAADGVVADGVGTNSVVTEGVVADGSSIPAGAAEEG; translated from the coding sequence GTGAACACCACCGCCATCGAGCAGCTCGTCGCTCGCGCCCAGGCGGCCCTGACGGACTATGCCCACCTGACGCAGGAGGACGTCGACCGCATCGTGAAGAAGGCCTCCGTGGCGGCGCTGAACCAGCACGGCGCGCTCGCCCGGGCCGCGGTGCAGGAGACCGGTCGTGGCGTCTTCGAGGACAAGGCCACCAAGAACATCTTCGCGTGCGAGAACGTCACCCACTCCATGCGCGGCCTGCGCACGGTCGGCGTCATCGCCGAGGACGAGCTCAGCGGGATCGTCGAGATCGCCGAGCCGGTGGGTGTCGTCGCGGGCGTCACGCCGGTGACGAACCCGACGTCGACGGCGATCTTCAAGGCGCTGATCTGCCTCAAGACCCGCAACCCCATCATCTTCGCCTTCCACCCGGGCGCCCAGGAATGCTCCGTCGCGGCCGCGCGCATCGTGCGGGACGCCGCGATCGAGGCCGGCGCCCCCGAGCACTGCGTGCAGTGGGTCGAGGAGCCGTCCATGGCGGCCACCAGCGCGCTGATGAACCACCCCGGTGTTGCGCTCATCCTCGCCACCGGCGGTAACGGCATGGTCCGCGCGGCATACAGCTGCGGCAAGCCCGCGCTCGGCGTCGGGGCGGGGAACGTCCCCGCCTACGTCCACGAAAGCGCAGACGTCGGCCGCGCCGTCACCGACCTGGTGATGTCCAAGGCGTTCGACAACGGCATGGTCTGCGCCTCGGAGCAGGCGGTGATCCTCGACGACGCCATTTACGACGACGCGCTCGCCGGCCTGCAGCGGCTGCACGCCTACCGCACGACGCCGGCAGAGAAGACGATGCTCGAGGAGTTCATCTTCGGGGTGGCCGCCGCCGCGGAAAACTGCGGCGAGGCCAAGCTCAACGCCGCCGTGGTCGGTCAGTCCCCGGTCTGGATCGCCCGGCAGGCCGGCTTCACCGTGCCGGAGGACACCTCGATCATCCTCGCCGAGGTCTCGGGGGTCGGGCCGCACGAGCCGCTGACGCGAGAGAAGCTGTGCCCGGTGCTGGCTGTGCTGCGCGCCACCTCCACCGAGCAGGGCATCCGCTACGCCGAGCAGATGGTCGAGCTCGACGGGCTGGGACACTCCGCCGTCATCCACGCCACCGACCAGGACCTCGTGCGTGAGTACGGCGCGCGGGTCAAGGCCGTGCGGATCATCGAGAACACCCCCTCCTCGCTCGGCGGGATCGGGGACGTCTACAACTCCTTCCTGCCCTCCCTCACGCTGGGCTGCGGCTCCTACGGCCACAACTCGGTGTCCAACAACGTCTCGGCGGTGAACCTCATCAACATCAAGCGCATCGGCCGACGCACCAACAACCTGCAGTGGTTCAAGGTCCCGGCGAAGACGTACTTCGAGCCGCACGCCATCCGGTACCTGTACGACATGGAAGGCATCAGCCGTGTGACCATCGTCACCGACGCCACCATGACGCGGCTCGGCTACGTGGACAAGGTGCTCGACGTCCTGGGCCGGCGCGGCAACCGTGTCGCGCTGCAGATCATCGACGACGTCGAGCCCGAGCCGTCGATCGCCACCGTCCGCCGCGGCGCGGAAAGCATGCGGGCCTTCCGGCCCGACACGATCATCGCCCTCGGTGGCGGCTCACCGATGGACGCGGCCAAGGTGATGTGGCTGCTCTACGAGCACCCCGAGGTCCGCTTCTCCGACCTGCGCGAGAAGTACCTCGACGTCCGCAAGCGGGCCTTCAGGTTCCCGCCGCTGGGCGAGCTGGCGAAGCTGGTGTGCATCCCGACCTCGTCGGGCACCGGCGCGGAGGTGACGCCCTTCGCCGTCATCTCCGACCCGCAGACGGGTTACAAGTACCCCCTGGCGGACTACGCGCTGACGCCGTCGGTGGCCATCATCGACCCCGAGCTGACGACCGACATGCCCTCGACCCTGGCAGCCGACTCCGGGTTCGACGCCCTCACCCACGCCACCGAGGCGTACGTGTCGGTCTACGCCAGCGACTTCACCGACGCCCTCGCCCTGCACGCCATCAAGATGGTCTTCGAACACCTCGCGACGTCGGTCAACGGCGCGCGTGAGGGCGCCCCGCGCCTGGAGCTCGCCAAGGCCCGCGAGAAGATGCACAACGCCTCCACGATCGCGGGTATGGCCTTCGGCAACGCGTTCCTGGGCATCGTCCACGCCATGGCGCACACCGTGGGCTCGACCTACAGCCAGGTGCACGGCCGCACCAACGCCGTGCTCCTGCCCCACGTCATTCGCTACAACGGGCAGGTGCCGACCAAGCTCAACAGCTGGCCGAAGTACGAGCGGTACATCGCGCCGGAGCGGTTCCAGGAGATCGCCGCCCACCTCGGCCTGCCGGCCGCCACGCCCGACGAGGCCGTGGAGTCCTATGCCCGGGCGGTCGAGCAGCTCCGGGCCGAGCTGGGAATGCCCGCCTCGTTCGCTCAGATGGGCATCGCCGAGACCGACTTCGTGCCCAACCTGGACGCGTTGGCCATGCGCGCCTTCGAGGACCAGTGCGCACCGGCGAATCCGCGCCTGCCGATGCTGGACGACATGAAGGACATCATGGAGGCCGCGTACTACGGCGTCAGCGCGGCGCAGGTGCGCGCAGACCGGGCAGCCGCCGCGGTCGCAGCCGACGGTGTGGTGGCCGACGGTGTGGGGACTAACAGTGTGGTGACCGAGGGTGTGGTGGCCGACGGCTCGTCGATCCCTGCCGGGGCGGCCGAGGAGGGCTGA
- a CDS encoding aspartate kinase produces MALVVQKFGGSSVADAASIQRVARRVVETKEAGNDVVVVVSAMGDTTDELLDLAGQITEDAPAREMDILLTAGERISMALLAMAIHEQGARARSYTGQQAGLRTDTRYGKASIVGVVPERIVRAIKDGQVAIVAGFQGVNEHNDVTTLGRGGSDTTAVALAAALDADVCEIYTDVDGLFTADPRIVPNARRVQRITYEETLELAAHGAKILHLRAVEFARRYNVPLHVRSSFSNKQGTWVADAHVGDQEEEAMEDPIISGVAHDRSQGKITVVGVPDVPGTAAHLFEVVAAADANIDMIVQNVSSQATGLTDISFTLPEADGPATLKAIEGARDRLQYDELRYDDQIGKLSLVGAGMRTHPGVSAKLFGALSAAGINIEMISTSEIRISVVTRAQDLDAAVRAVHTAFDLDAEETEAVVYGGTGR; encoded by the coding sequence GTGGCCCTCGTCGTGCAGAAGTTCGGCGGCTCGTCCGTCGCCGACGCCGCCAGCATCCAGCGCGTCGCCCGCCGGGTCGTCGAGACCAAGGAGGCCGGCAACGACGTCGTCGTCGTGGTCTCCGCGATGGGCGACACCACCGACGAGCTGCTCGACCTCGCCGGCCAGATCACCGAGGACGCCCCCGCGCGGGAGATGGACATCCTCCTCACGGCCGGTGAGCGCATCTCCATGGCGCTGCTCGCGATGGCCATCCACGAGCAGGGCGCCCGGGCCCGGTCCTACACCGGTCAGCAGGCCGGCCTGCGCACGGACACCCGGTACGGCAAGGCCTCCATCGTGGGGGTCGTCCCCGAGCGGATCGTCCGCGCGATCAAGGACGGCCAGGTCGCCATCGTGGCCGGCTTCCAGGGCGTCAACGAGCACAACGACGTCACCACCCTGGGCCGCGGCGGCTCCGACACCACCGCCGTCGCACTCGCCGCCGCCCTGGACGCCGACGTCTGCGAGATCTACACCGATGTCGACGGCCTCTTCACGGCCGATCCCCGCATCGTCCCGAACGCCCGGCGCGTGCAGCGCATCACCTACGAGGAGACCCTCGAGCTGGCCGCCCACGGCGCGAAGATCCTGCACCTGCGCGCCGTCGAGTTCGCCCGCCGCTACAACGTCCCGCTGCACGTCCGCTCGTCGTTCTCCAACAAGCAAGGCACCTGGGTCGCCGACGCACACGTCGGTGACCAGGAGGAGGAAGCCATGGAAGACCCGATCATCTCCGGCGTCGCGCACGACCGCAGCCAGGGCAAGATCACCGTCGTCGGCGTGCCGGACGTCCCGGGCACCGCCGCGCACCTGTTCGAGGTGGTGGCCGCCGCCGACGCGAACATCGACATGATCGTGCAGAACGTCTCCTCCCAGGCCACCGGCCTTACGGACATCTCCTTCACGCTGCCCGAGGCGGACGGCCCAGCCACCCTGAAGGCGATCGAGGGCGCCCGCGACCGCCTGCAGTACGACGAGCTGCGCTACGACGACCAGATCGGCAAGCTCTCGCTGGTCGGCGCCGGCATGCGCACCCACCCGGGCGTGTCCGCCAAGCTGTTCGGCGCGCTGTCGGCCGCCGGCATCAACATCGAGATGATCTCGACCTCGGAGATCCGCATCTCCGTGGTCACCCGCGCGCAGGACCTCGACGCCGCTGTCCGTGCCGTGCACACCGCATTCGACCTCGACGCTGAAGAGACCGAGGCCGTTGTCTACGGAGGGACCGGACGATGA
- a CDS encoding aspartate-semialdehyde dehydrogenase gives MTTTASDQQAPATPGLTVAVVGATGQVGGVMLTLLEERDFPATAVRFFSSARSAGKTLPFRGAQVVVEDVATADLAGIDIAIFSAGGAASKEYAPKFAAAGAVVVDNSSAWRKDPEVPLVVSEVNPHAMANRPKGIIANPNCTTMAAMPILKVLDAEAGLERLVVSTYQAVSGSGVAGVQELEGQVRAAVEQDFAKLALDGSAITLPEPVKYVAPIAFDVVALAGALVDDGSGETDEEQKLRDESRKILELPELAVAGTCVRVPVFTGHALSINAEFAHPLSPERARELLADAPGVELSDVPTPLQAAGADPSFVGRLRTDQSVPGGRGLAMFVANDNLRKGAALNTVQIAELLAKELVPA, from the coding sequence ATGACCACCACCGCATCTGACCAGCAGGCACCCGCTACCCCGGGCCTGACCGTCGCCGTCGTCGGCGCGACCGGACAGGTGGGTGGCGTCATGCTCACGCTCCTCGAGGAGCGTGACTTCCCGGCCACCGCGGTGCGCTTCTTCTCCTCCGCCCGGTCGGCGGGCAAGACGCTGCCGTTCCGGGGCGCGCAGGTCGTGGTCGAGGACGTCGCGACGGCGGACCTCGCCGGCATCGACATCGCGATCTTCTCCGCCGGCGGCGCCGCGTCGAAGGAGTACGCCCCCAAGTTCGCCGCCGCCGGCGCCGTTGTCGTGGACAACTCCTCCGCGTGGCGCAAGGACCCCGAGGTGCCCCTGGTGGTCTCCGAGGTCAACCCGCACGCCATGGCGAACCGCCCCAAGGGCATCATCGCCAACCCGAACTGCACCACCATGGCCGCGATGCCGATCCTGAAGGTGCTCGACGCCGAGGCCGGCCTGGAGCGCCTGGTCGTCTCGACCTACCAGGCCGTCTCCGGTTCTGGCGTGGCCGGCGTGCAGGAGCTCGAGGGTCAGGTGCGCGCCGCCGTCGAGCAGGACTTCGCCAAGCTGGCCCTGGACGGCTCGGCCATCACGCTGCCCGAGCCGGTCAAGTACGTCGCGCCCATCGCGTTCGACGTCGTCGCCCTGGCCGGGGCGCTCGTCGACGACGGCTCCGGGGAGACCGACGAGGAGCAGAAGCTGCGCGACGAGTCCCGCAAGATCCTCGAGCTGCCCGAGCTCGCCGTGGCCGGCACCTGCGTGCGGGTGCCGGTGTTCACCGGTCACGCGCTGTCCATCAATGCCGAGTTCGCCCATCCGCTCTCCCCGGAGCGCGCCCGCGAGCTGCTCGCCGACGCGCCGGGGGTGGAGCTGTCCGACGTGCCGACGCCGCTGCAGGCCGCCGGCGCGGACCCGAGCTTCGTGGGGCGCCTCCGCACCGACCAGTCCGTGCCCGGCGGGCGCGGCCTGGCGATGTTCGTCGCCAACGACAACCTGCGCAAGGGTGCGGCGCTGAACACCGTCCAGATCGCCGAGCTGCTCGCGAAGGAGCTCGTCCCCGCCTGA